From the Camelus bactrianus isolate YW-2024 breed Bactrian camel chromosome 4, ASM4877302v1, whole genome shotgun sequence genome, the window AAAATTATGGAGAATCTTGTAGcctaaaattaagaaaagaaatataaaaacaatttagGAATAAAGACTTTGAAAAAGTTTTGCTGAACTCAGATATCTTAACAAGCTTCATCACCCGTCCCTGTCCCTGTGGCCTGCGTGGGGGACTTGGTGCCGCCCAGTGGGCTGGGCGGGTGATGTCAGAAGCACTTGCAAACAAAGCAGGAGGCTTGCAAGCCCAGTCTTGGAGCCTGGGTGAGGAGTGGGGAGCAGCTTTTAAACTAGGTTGAATTCCCTCAGGTTCAGCTGTAGAATTGTGTCTTTCACAGCAGCAAACACAAAGCGGATATTCTCTGTGTCTGTAGCACACGTGAAGTGGGAATAGATGACTTTTTCTTTGTCGGGATTCTGATCTTGATAAAGCTTCAGGATAAAGTCTCTGGCAGCTTTGACGTCTTGCTTTGGTCCTAGTCACAAGGGCAGttagagaaataaagaagaagGATACGGACTCACCAGCAGGTCGTCCCCCACAGCATTCCCAGTGTGCCCTGGTTCTTACTGGGGATCCTTCTCTGAGTCGTCTTATCCCCCGGGACTCGTTTACCTAGAGCATCTTTATTATACCTCAGTATGGCTGCAAAAGGGTATTTTAGTGTCCCCTGGTACGTAAAATTTGTTGAAAAATAGTGACTCAGTTTGTATTTTCTGATTTGGACCACTTTGCAAGATAGGTAATTCTTATTAAGTGaactgggggagggaagagaaagaatacaGGGGACTAGCATTACTAGGCGCCCGAGGCGGATTCTAAAGCTCTCAGGCTCCATGCTGCATGGCCAGTGAAGTCAAtacaaggaaaaaggaaagtgctCAAACTCTGCTCTTCTTAACACCAGTGTTTGAGACCTCCTGCACGAGAAATCATTAGCACTAGGGCGTAATCTAGTGCGATGGGTTGGTCGTCTACATAAAGAGcctgagcatctactctgtgtcTGGTAAAGGGGCTGCCACCCTAACCTCCATAGGAGGAGTGCCAGGTGCTCTGACTGACCCTGCAAATGCGAAGGTAAGTCAggcacagcctctgccctcagtGCTAGGAACTGACTGGGGAGAGAGCAAGGCGAGCCCAGGCTGCCAGGGGAGCACGAGGCAGGGCTGCCTActgtggatgggggtggggtgaggggcagaAGGACTTCCCCAAGGAGGAGGTGCCTGAGCTGTGTCTCAGAGAACAAAGTGCAGTTAGCAAAAGGAGTTGGCACATGTATTCCAGGCACTGGGAGAGGCATGTATGGAGAGAGGCGAAAATGCAGTGATTCAACTGGAGCTTCTACTCAGAGGTGGGGAATGGTCAGAAAGTCTGCTGAAGGCAGATCAAGGAGGCCCCTGGGAGCCCTGCTCAGAACTCTGAACTGAGGCTGGGGCGGTCAGGTCAACAAGACAGACACTTACTTACCAGTGTATTCAGGAAAATAGCTAATTAGATGAGAGTACATGATCTTCTCTTCCAAAAGATCCTTCTTGTTTAAGAACAAAATCACCGATGAGTTCAGAAACCAGGGGTAAGTGATGATGGTTTTAAATAAGGCTTTGCTCTCCTCCATGCGGTTCTGAGTGAGAAAGAAGAGACTTAGgataaattagaaagaaaagcaaagctttGGGAACAACATGCCAAATCACTGGTTCCATCCATCTGTCCTCCTGTGACCGGGCCGCAGTGTCCAGTTGCTGTCCTTGCTGAGGCTGGTGAGCACGTGGACCCCTCCTGGACCTCCTCTCCTGTAGCACCCAAACTCCTCTGGCCCCGATATGATACAAGAAAGCCTTTTGTGCAACTTGGAAAAAGAAGGTTCACACCCAGGCTATGTGTATATAGGCTGTGTATAACCGTTGGGATTACCAAGTGGGGGCAGTTCAGAGCTGCAGACGGGAGACACCCACTTTAATTGTGTGCAGGCTTCCAGACTGGGCCTCAGGAGTgatggtgaggaggaggaaggctctTCTGACGGGGCCACTGCCCTCAGGAATGCTGGACGCTGGTGCAGAAGCGAACAAACGCTACGGAGCACCTGCCCTGTGCCACACTTTACACGTGTGCAACACAGGTGAGCTCTCCAATGGAAGCGGATCCCCACGTGATAGATGAGCATACTATTGTCCACAAAGGTTAAATACCTCCCCAAGACTATACAATACAGTACAATCCAGTGGAAGCTAGGTTAGAAGAACAGTAATAATTTCTGAACATTAGACATTggcaaagaaatattaaataatccTAATTTATGGAGAACAGACAGGGCACTTACAAATCCTAGCTGGTGACAATAACTGTCTTCGATAGAAATACTTGAGAGAGAGCAGAATGCTAAGAGGAAAGAAACCCTTCCCTTCCTTGAGACGGGGAAACACGAAAGCCCCGCACTCCTGCTCCAGAGGCGCACGCCTGCAACCTCCCAGTGCCTAGGCCTGCTTTCCTGCGTGGTAGCATCTGGGGGAGCAATTCTGGAATTTATTACCAGAAAGATAAACCCTCACTTGTTTTTAAagcttctttaaaatgtattataatcTTATCAATAATGATTGGCAAGGAAGTACAATATATGAGAGAACAATTCCTGGACAGCACAGTGAGTGGGTGCAACACATTTTTACAACCAGGATGGAAAGTCTGGGGTGGCAACCACTTAATTTTCCCACAGATACCTTGGGTTTTTCAGAGAGGAGAATATGATTAATTTCTTAGCACATAAGGCCAAGGTACTTTGTCCCTGCCACACCTGACTAGTCTTTGGGTTCCCTGAGGAATGTCCTAAGTAATTCCTGAGACAAATTTGGAGCTAATTTTCATATGGATAATCCAATGcctgtgcttttttaaaaaaaaatttctccactGGAAGAGCTGGGCGGCAGCCAAGATTTCTATTCTTCTTTGCACAGTGACATTAGTAAATGGGTTAATCCTCTGCTAATGAGCTAATGTAACTGTCCTCCTCAGGGACAAATCTGCTCTCAAAAAAATACAAGATAGAATTTGTTCATAGTTATTGCCTAATCCTGGACAGAATTCTTCATTGATTTACCTTTCATGCCCTATAAGCAAAAGATATTTCTAAAAGGTCAGGAGGTCATTGTGCAAAGGATGGGGtgaaagatgaagagaagacaGTCGTTATTCCCCAAGAGGTATCCCCAGCCTCACGCAGAGGTGACCATGATGATTCTCTTCACTCTTCTGACCCAGCAGACccggctgatggagctcacccgGCCAGTGCTGTGGGGACTCGGCTGAGGGCACCGAATGCCTGACTGAGGTGAGTCAGTCCCAGCTGCCCTGGGCAAGTCCCTTCTAGAGGACATGAAGGGCAGATGCTCTGCCAGGTGGTCCCAGAACAGCTGCAAGCATCTGGCATCACTCCCCATGCCAGCTCATTTAGGGATCTGGTTGGGGAGCCTGAGATGAAGCTTTTTAAGGAATACCTTTGCTCTACTTTGGCTGTATGTTAGCATCCCCAGGGAGCTTAGTGACGATATCTCCAACTCAAACCCAGGAAATACGAATCTACTGTTGGGTCCAAAaggtgtgcttttaaaaaataaaacaaaacaaactcctcaatatgcagccaaggctgagaaccgTGCTTTTGAGTGGCTCCATGCTTCATAGCACATTGTGCTCAAGCCACACCCCACTGGGGTTGGACCCAACCGCCAGGTTGTTCTGTAAGGTCCCCCAGGGAATTCTGGTGTGCATCCAAGTTCGAGAACCAGGATCCTAGGTCAGTGATTCTCAGATAACCTGAGATCATGTTAAAGATTCTGATGTACTCCATCTGGGTTGATGGGACACCTATGCTGCCAGCCCACAGACGACACTCTGAGTATGAGATGATTTAGCCTCAGGGGTAGGGTCTACTGCCAGAGCCGGCTGGCCTCTTGCAACCTGCAGAAATTGGTTAGCTGTGGAAGACAGATACCTAACTCCCCACCGGGCGTACCTCATTGTCGCACTCGGCCAGGACCTGGTCATATTCACTCAGAGCAACCAGAAAAATAATGGAGGTGACACTCTCAAAGCAGTGAATCCATTTCCGCCTTTCAGATCGCTGGCCGCCAACATCCACCATCCTGTTCAACAGAAACATACGACTCTTTGGGGAAAAAGGACATGGAAATCAGCACTCTTTAGACAATGAAGAACCACTGGATGTGTCCTGGCAAAGGAGGTACAGAATGTAAGTGACGTTACTAAAGATGGAAGCAGGGGTCACTGAGGTGGAGCCTGCTGGGGGACGCTGGTTAGGAAGCTACTGCAGCCAACCCACTTGTGCGTTGCTCTAGCCACCACAGAATGCCAGGACCCTAGACACAGAAGGCCGGAGAGTCAGGCCAGCTTCCAAGTCTACTCAGCCTCCTTCAGGCCCTCACCCCTTTTTGTTTCCATGGGTCTTCGAATCATCCTCAGATTCTTTCTGCATTAGCTGGACACCACCCCTTCCCCGGAGAGACCTGCATGTGCCTCTGTACAATGTGGAAATCcaaagcctgtgtgtgtgtctttgggaAAGGGTTCAAGGAATCATAGCCCAAGGATCAGCTGCAAGCTTGAACATGCCCGGGGTCAGGCGTGGAAATGAGTTCAGTGGGCCTCTCAAGAGTAGAAAAGCATTCACCTCATGAGTGCTGGGGGCCCTGTCTAAAGGAATGGCTGCTCCCCCACTGCAGCAGGCACAGCTGGACAGAAACGCAGGCTCGCTATTGGACCAGATCCTCCAACTTTTTAAGAGATATAGCATACCTCTTAATACTTTCAGCAGAATAGCCCGACTTTTAAACGTTGGctgaaaagttttttaaaacacCAAGTGGGCTAAAGAGAATCAATCTGTGGACCAGATAAAGGTTTTGGAAGTTGCAAGCAGCATGGATTCTGAAAAGGTTTAGATAAATTCATGGGCACACAGGCACAGGGCATGTGCTCCCAGAGATGCAGAAAATCAAGGAGCTCGAGCAGAGGGCTCCCCCAGTGTGACAGGTGCTCCAGAAACACTGAGATATAGTCGGAGTACAGGCAGGACTACCTGTGCCATCCCGACTAGTGTGTGTAACAGTTACTAGGAAGAACAGGGGAACTGATGGATATAAAAGTGCTGTGGAATTTGCAATGATAAAGGGAAAAGACAACAGTATCTTCAGTCTGTGGGTCACAGAAAGAGACAtctctgtgtgcgtgtgttttgTGCATAAGAATCATTCCAGACCTCAGTGAGGATGCTCGTCTTCTCTAAGGGGAATAGAAAGGTGTGTTTCTCTCCATTGTAGGACTTGAGATGTACCACAACTCTAAATGCCCTATGATGGAGAGGGCCAGTAATGCCCTAAGAGATACAACCCATCTTAGCAATAACACATTTAGGAATCCATCTGGGGACTTACAAGCCTGGACGGACAGATTCTAATGGGTCATGCTGGGAGACAGTCTTACCGAAAGATGATGTTTTCCAAGTCAAACGGATACTCAATGATGCCGGTTGTGGGCACTCGGACACGAAGCACGTCCTGCTGCGTTGGCACGAATGACGGCATGGCGATCCGGTCAATGTCAGTCAGGTAACTGATATTCAAGAACAAGATGCTGAGCAGGGAGAAATGCCTCTCCCTCTCCAGGGAAGTCACCCCAACTCATAGTGAACCCCCCTCTGATTCACAGGTTCCATCAGTGACTTTCGTGAGAGCCAGCACTCCAGCCCTCCTACGACCGTTGTGGAGAGAACACAGGTCAGAAGCTTTGGTGAGCCTTCCGGGAAACCTGCGGATCTCGTCCTCTCTTCTTCCTGGTCCTGAGCTCCATGAGTCTCCGGCTGGTGAGGGAGCCAGcggggccaggaggaggaggagggtggaatgGGCTCTCTGACATCTCATCTGTCCTCTTCCTCCCACAAGCCCTCATCCAAGAACATGATAGGATGTAGGTGCTGTTCTTGAACACTGTTTTCAGTGAATTcgaattttgaagaaaatataaaggCATGAAACAGGCCAATGGGAAGTCctctcaaaataagaaaaaagtttgtTACACTGGAGGATTAAACATCACCCAGAACTTGTCTTGGATGACTGGGGGATCGATCACTGCAAtggttctttaatttcttttttttttcctgcaggttCTACTAATAGGTAGGGTATATGGAACACAAACAGAAGCATGTTCTATGATACTTCTGAGAAGCTCAATTAATTggtactcattttttttttatctttttacagttcttttttcattttttaaaattgaactatGGTTGGTCTACAATATTGTCTTAAAACATATATCACTGTTTTCTGTAGTAAAACAAGAGGACACCTTTTTAAAGGCCTTTTAAGAAGGCACTTCTGAGTGAATCATCATGTAACTCAGGCCTTGGTCAATGATGGTGTGGTGACTTGGAGACCCTGCACTCTTGAGGCTGGCCCTGCCTTCTCCACGCACAGGCAGAGCTCACCGAGGTCTGCTGGGGCCAAACAGGTGACGTGAAGGGGAGCCAAGAGGTAACAGGCAAACCCTGTTCAGCTGTAGCCCTCAGCCTAGGAAGCAGACCGCGGGGGCAGCCTCCTGTGCCCACACCACCATCCACCCCCAGGGCTTATTACCCGTGAACTCCGCCTGTGATGCTTTGATTTATTCTGGCCTCTTTCCACCAGACTATGTTCCTTCAGGGCAGAGAGCACTGGCTGTATCTGCAGCCCTGACCCCAGTGCCTACACATAGCAGGCACGTGCTCAATTTTTGTGAAATGACTTCCTGTCTAAATAAGCAGCCAGCAACCGCTGACCTGGCCCAAGGAAGTGCCCACGTGCCTGGGGGCCTCCCCAGGGGCAAAGGCAGGGCACCGTCTGGGTTTGTGACCATCGTTTTCTCTGCTGCAGCTCTGTCCACCACCCTGGTCTCTCCAACATTCTTCTCAGTGGACTTGCCCCAGTTTTCAGAGATCAAAATCTACAGCAGGTCCAGTGGGTCTTTTCCAGGTGGACCTACAGGAGGAGCCCCAGCCACTCCCCAGGGCCTTTACAGCAGCAAATGACTGGGCTTTCCTGGGTGAGGGCCAGGAAGGCCTTGGCTGACTTGAACCTGGGCCCAGCTCCCCAGCTGTCAAAGGCAGTCTGCCCTCCTCCTTGGGAC encodes:
- the GNA14 gene encoding guanine nucleotide-binding protein subunit alpha-14; protein product: MAGCCCLSAEEKESQRISAEIERQLRRDKKDARRELKLLLLGTGESGKSTFIKQMRIIHGSGYSDEDRKGFTKLVYQNIFTAMQAMIRAMDTLRIQYVCEQNEDNAQLIREVEADKVSALSRDQVEAIKQLWQDPGIQECYDRRREYQLSDSAKYYLTDIDRIAMPSFVPTQQDVLRVRVPTTGIIEYPFDLENIIFRMVDVGGQRSERRKWIHCFESVTSIIFLVALSEYDQVLAECDNENRMEESKALFKTIITYPWFLNSSVILFLNKKDLLEEKIMYSHLISYFPEYTGPKQDVKAARDFILKLYQDQNPDKEKVIYSHFTCATDTENIRFVFAAVKDTILQLNLREFNLV